Genomic window (Juglans microcarpa x Juglans regia isolate MS1-56 chromosome 2S, Jm3101_v1.0, whole genome shotgun sequence):
AGAACATGTCGCTCTCCTGATGACAACAAAATTTCAACTTCTTACAATTTCCTTTACCCTCGTGAATGAACACATCCTTGAGATTGtatatacataaattatataagcACATGCTCCTACCTTTAACCAAGATGGGACATTACTTTTGTATCCCGTGGCCAAAATGATAGCATCGAACTTTTGTACTTTCCCATCAACGAACTCCACAGCATGGTGCGTTAGTCGCTTTATTGCTTTGTATACCTATATCCACGATGTGGGGGTGAAAGTTAGCTAGGTTTCTAGTTATCAAGGTGACATGTTTGATCATGCTACAAGACACAACGTATTTCATAGTTGTAAAAAATGCCTGATTTATATTTAAGGACTAAGAgttaaacacacacacacacgcgcgCTCAATGAACCTTGATGTTCCCTGTCTTGATCTTGGCGAGTGTTCCAACATCTAACACGGGCGTCTTGCCAGACTTGTTCTTGAGCTCAAGAGGACCAAGCTTTGGGCGATTTAGACCAAATTGAGCGGTGTCCCCAAGCATCATGCGTGACATCAGAAGTAAGAATTGATCCACGAGGGGCATGGGGAGCCACTTGAGCAGCCACATGGACAATCCAAAAGTTGATCTTCCCAGCATCTCCTGGGGCAAGACATGCACCTGCAacataattttaggaaaaagaTCTTGTGGTTAAAATAATGGAAATTAAAGGGCTAAAGATGTTGCATGGGACCTCTGATGATCAGTCCCGAAAGCTCGTGTTCATTTGTGCCTCTTCTAGGACATGACTTCCATGCATTTTTCCATACCTAAAAATCTGCAAAACTGACACTAACTTcggagtagtttttttttttttttttattaattttgtagtgacaattttatataaaaaaggtACAGTATTAGGCTATATGACATAAGATTTTGTTCTGCTGGCCATTGTTGCGCATGCCAACCAGTAGCAAGAAAGTTAGAAAATGATGACATTTTCTCCTGATGAAAAGTTCTTTATGGACAGACTCTCGATTTTtctgttctcttttttttttttttttttcatggattTTACTGTTTACGGACTTCCGTTTTCTTTTGAGTAAAACCCTCGCcagaatagaaaaataacagTCCATTAAGTCAACACCAAACAGGTAAAAATAGTCGAGCACAAAGAAAAACAGGAAATTATTAACTGCCATAAATCAATATTAAAGTATCATTTCCGCCCATACTTATAAAGCAATGAGAAGAACCGCTTCTGGAAATGTTTGAATAAACTTCACAAAGCTATATATTGCTGTTTAACAGAGGTTtgaaatgtaatattttttgtgtcgGAAGACTTCAAACTTCTTAATTTAATGGTTTCCTTTCAGCTAATTTTGATGCTGTGAAACAAGAACAACTTGCTCATGATAAACTGATCAGCTGCCTGTTTATCAAATATAATAGTCTGAGTTTAGTTTGATAAGAATTTAAATATGCTCACCGAATCTCTAACCACTAGGGAAGGGCGGGCATTATAGTTGCAGAGATCGAAGCAGACCTCCATGCCTGAGTTCCCGCAGCCAACCACCAAAACACTCTTTCCACTAAACATATCCCCGCTCTTGTACGCACTTGTGTGGATCATAGTTCCACAAAATTCATTCATTCCCTCAATTTGTGGCACAACATTCTCTGCATTCTCTCCAGTTGCAACTATCAGCCATTTGCTCGCGTACTCTGCTTCTTCATTTTTCAAGCTCTTTGTCTGAACCCTCCAGAACGCTCGAACCTGATCAAACTTTGCACTCACCACTGTTTCGTTGAATACAGGTTTTATCTCAAAACGATCTGCGTAGGCCTCTAAATATGCCACAAACTGTTGTTTAGTTGGGTACGTAGGGAAACTCTTGGGGAATGGCATGAAGGGGAGCTCACAGAATTGCTTTGGAAGGTGAAGACGGAGACGGTCATAGGTCTTTTGCTGCCATAAGGAAGCTAGGCAAGCAGCTCTTTCGAGGATTAAGCTTGGAATACCTCTTTGTTTGAGACAAGCTGCTACAGCTAAACCTGAAGGGCCAGCCCCAACTATGACAGGCCCTGGCACCCACTTACACCTTGGTTTCGCCGTCTTTTGGTCGAGATGGTCATGGATTCGCTTGCCTCCCAATTCTTTCAAGTACTCCATAAACAGCTAGCTGGTGAGAAAAGCCAAAGGAAAAGAGTTGCAATAAGATTTAAACTGATCACTTGGCTTCAGAGTGCCATGGGTCGACGTTCATGCAAAAGAAGATAACGGAGGATGATATCGATACGTGATTATGACAGAGACTCAACTAATAGAATAGAGCTCGGGAACTCTGGCGCTCTCTTTGAGTGAGTATTAGGTGAGATTTTGGACATAACATATTGGGAAGTCCTGGATTTCTGGAAATACGGATCATCAGGAGGGTTTCAGACACTTTTAGGAAATGTGGGCTTGGTCTTTCGGCTTTGTCTGGTGGAGCAGAAAATGGAGAGCCAGATCAGCTGCGGAGCAAGAAGAGGAAGAGCTTTAATTTGCTTAGAGAGCTGGAATGAGAGAACAAAAGAGGCTATTTCATCGTGGCAGTAGTATAGTGGGCTTGGGGGTATATATATCGGTGGCTTATGgttaggttttcttttttgttacttttctGTGCAGAAAAGGACAAAGAAGGGAGGGGTGGACCAAAGATTAGAGTTCTTTACAGAGAAATCCTTGGTGTCCCGAATTCGGGACCCAAAAAATCCgaatggaattttattttatttttatcgaatgattaagaaaatattttttaatgatattataaattttttatttttttaaaaaaatatttataataataaaaaaaatacatgaaaaaaaaattatactatttgggatattttttGGATCCCAAATTCGGGACCCATAATAGTACTCATCCATTTTATCTCTTacaatatctaaatattatttaaatataaatatctttcaattttaaattttaaattttaattattttctaatcattacaaatttttaaaattttcaaacaaacacacaaaaaaaaaaaaagaattcaactttttcgaattctaaaacaaaaattatattataacaatattataactttataaaaaataaataattaatcattCGAATAAtctgaataattttattcaaatttttttctcattttttaaaattctataaaatatcataaaacaaatcattttattactattcataaattttttatcatatttcaacatccaaacgatcGAGAATGAGTAAGTAGAGAGAGATATAATAGACACGAGTCTTATTTTCTTAGCATCGTGCCTATAATTACTCGAATTCATGATCCATGCACATCCTCGATCAAACCTTATAAACTTAATCATCAAACCAACCAATAGCATCCTCCTATGTACACATATACTTGACACCACAGGCACAaatcatagagagagagagagagagagagagagagaacgtacTTGTTGCGACGACATGTTGCTACTCCAGTCACCCATTGATGGCACTGCTCAATCAAAAGCAGTGGGCGTTGGGGATGAAATGCAGATCATGGTCAACCAATTTTGTTCTAAGTATGTTATATATATGGATGTCTTGAAAATGTTTGGGGTGATTTACAGCTAGGTTTACAGGCCCCAAACTATATAATATTCTGACAGAGAGTCTCTTACGAGATCAAAGATAAACCCTAGAACCAGatgtttgaataataagatgagGCCAATTTGACATTATCGATCGTGTCCCAAAATCTTATGATCTCTAAGTGGCTTATCGATCAGCCTAACACATTTATTACTTAACTTGTTTTACTTAATTATATTCATCTGTCACTCAATTtcacttaaaatagataaattcatttagattattttatttgatgatttcgtagtcacttttatttatttattttttttttaacgtttcTATTGACATgtctttaatttcttaatttgatTATGTCATAATCTCTCCTCGGTATGACTATAAGTTggacaatataatataatttatagtgcaaattaaaaatattaaaaaaaggagTACATGATATTTTGATAGTAATGTAACATATCATTTCTGTTTTCCGGgcatttacttttataatatatatattgataattgTGGTCCCTAACTTCTCACTTGTGCGACCAGTCATCCATCCACGTGCACACGCACTAATAAAAGTGTTAAACACATTCATTTGTTATTTTAGTAACTAATTGATATGCTGCTTGATTAAGGTGATGATATCCATTCTTCTTTCACAAGAAAAGCCAGTTGCAAGCTAGAAGTGTGCATATAGTACCGGTACTTGTGGGGGTGGTGGTGTCATTCGAAACCATCATGGGATGTCAAGAGTGCCTTTCAGATTACTTTGGGGATCGAAGAAACTAATAATGAGGTTGAGCAGCAGGCGTTACTTCAAGGAGTCCGTTTATACAAGGAGTTGGGCTGCCAGTCGGTGATTCTTGAATGCGACTCGAGAGTAGTGGTGGATTGGTTGACAAGCAAAATATGTAATGTCTGGTATCTTTGGGATTGCTAGGAGGAGCTTATGGGGGCTTTGGAAGGGATATGTTACGAAGTGGTGCATCAATTCCATGAAGGAAACAAAGCAGCAGATTTATTGTCATGTTGGGGTGAAGATGGTCTGGTATGCAGGTGGGGGGGTGAATAAGAGTTTGCCTACAGATTTGCGTGGAATCTTGCGGATGGAAAAGCTGGGTTTCCCGAGCTTTCAAAAATAGTTTGTATAGTTGTTATGTTTTTctctggttttattttttggtgctTAGGCGTTGTCTTTCTTGATTTTTCATATGgggttttttctttgttgagtCATTGTTCCACGAGTTTTCCTCCACCTTAATGAGGCttgattaataaagaataagacTTGTGggcttcttttttataaaaataaaaaataaaaaagccagAAGTGTGCATGgttgttttatatataacaaCCATTATGCTGATCATCCATTAATATTGCTAAAAAATAGTTAAGGACATAATGACATTCTGAATCATATATACCTATCTTAATGTCATATATCGACTAATTTCAAAGAACATGACTTCTCTACACAGGAATCATCCTGCGATTCGCCACGTACTATATTAATtagttgatgatgatgatcatgttgTGGAGAAAGATCATTGTTTTGTGGTCGGAATTAATACTTAGTTTGGCGTGCAGAAACTAGTAATAtgggtattatttttttagctcCGCAGCCTCTTGTTTTGATTCCCCAATCATTTACGTATTTCCTCAATCATTTagtgttatgaaatgttgtgcaAAATACACACATTAACTatggcaaataaagtaaaagcaatcacAATCAAGCACACGACGCACAATGtacgtggttcgacaaattgcctacgtccatagAGTagcaaaaatcttattaatagaagatattacaatcactcaatctcaactcacactctttaagactttttgctctctcacaaaatatgcactcactaaacaattgttctctctcaaaatatactAAAAGTCGTCCAACACAAGtgaaatatgacaaatatatagCAAAGGACGCCAGAAACCCTaattggcaaaatctgcgttcTTCGCTCGACCGGATTGTCGAGCGCGTATCGAGCAAATAGCCAaatcaacattggctcgagcggggTGTCGAGCCAAACACTAGcaaacactagggtttgtgtctcgttCGAGCTCACTGTCGAGCGGTACTCGAttgaactcacgggttgagcttCGCCCTGTGAGCTCGCTCAAGGGCACGTTGAGCGCACATCCAGTAAAtacatttttctcaaattttcagctccaaaaccagtctccatattcaccccaacaatctcccacttggagattGCATCTCCACATGCCGACCACTGTTTCCAGCTAAACCTTATCATTTTTGCAGCTTATAGCTCCCGTCTTCAAGCcagaaaacacattgaagtcAAGCCCGACTTCAGTCTTCCACATACATTGCCCTTAGTCAACACATCCACAGGctgactcacaactcccactgcatcAGGAGTATCTGGTCTTGAATCTATTttggcaaccttagccaacttaCCCAGGCTTTCATGAGAAACGACAAAACTGACCCTTTTTTGCTTCCTTACATATTTTGCGCGACCAAGTATGCCTTTTTTCACTCTTGTATATTCTTGCACATCACTAGATCCTGATGTTAAAAATAAAGAGTCAGATCTTTTACCATGCGCTAGAATCAATGCACCCTTGGTGATCTTCTAAGCTCTTCCAGAGAACGCTACTACAAAACTGTTGTCATCAAACTATCCCACAGAGAtcaagttttttcaaatttggaacATGTCTGACCTGTTGTAAAGTCTACACACccctgtttggaagtgtgatgtgcacatcacccactcccactacatctaGTGTCTTTCCATCAGCCGCATACATCTTCCTAAAATCACTAACAATATAATTATGCATGATTTCTCGATGTGAGGAGCTATGGAACTAAGGCCCTGAAACCAATACCCAATCGTCAATCTAACTGTGCACTACAAGAAGTAaagcatcatgaatttcttctacCACTACGTTCATAGCATCATCCTCAGCATTTTCTTGATTCTtgcagtttctcttgatgtggcctggtttgcaacaaaatcaaagctctgatctcatcatcatcatcaaactcTTGATGTGGCACGTGTCTTGAGCGAACAACCAAAttaacattggctcgagcggggTGTTGAGCAGGACTCGAGCAAACACTAAGTTTTGTGTCTCACTCGAGCTCACTGTCGAGCAGTAGTCAAGCGAACTCACGtgttgagcttcgctcgagcccaTTGTCGAGCACATGCTGAGCGAGCTCACGATTTAAGCTTCGCTCGAGCGCATGTCaagcaaacacttttttttcTCGATTTTCAAttccaaaaccagtctccacatacacTCTAATATTTAGTAGGAATAGTAAAATGAGAATCGAAGTACACCATTTTTAAGCCTCAAAGACAAACGTCCCCTGTTGCCTCATCACATAATTCAAAATgcccactatatatatatatatatatatatatatatatatatatatatatatatatatcatgttgttTAATTGGATGCAGAGAACCAACCAAGAATATACCCTCCAGTCTAAGTCCAATGCCCCTCATGAATTATGGAGTATCTCTTTCACACCTTATTCGACCTTTGGTTTAACAATATGTATTATTTTAGCCTTTCCAacattcctatatatatatatatatatatatatatatatatctttcccAAAAACACTTAAGTAACTCGCGTGCACAGaagatcttctttttcttttggtctcCACATGATACAGTATAATGTGTTCTCTTTTCAAGTTTAAAGCCACTTTTTTGAAGACCCTTGGAGAGATCTAGGAGCTTTCCttatttctatacatttttataatgctttttcttttctccttcggAAATACACCCTCACCCAATTTCACCAGTTCGATCGATCGCCATTGTATAGTctcactttattttatatattaaatatgtttGAACTTTGGGTCGTGTATGGAGCTAATATTCCAATTAATGGACACCCATCTACGGGCGCATGAGCCAATTGTTAGCTAGATATATCAAGTGGCCATGTAAGGATAGCTAGGCCGGTTATTACATATTGATTGCTTTTCCATCATCAATATTCACgttttatgaatatatatgatttatacaAACGAAGACCACATTAAACAAGCTGAACACCTTTGCTTGAACaccaagattattatttttctaaagtaCATGAAATGATAATgatttgaaactgaaaaagaaATTCCTTGTAGAGAAGAGATATATAGACCTATAACTCTTGAAGCTAGCGAGCAGTTTATTGATTGGTACTTTCCGCATAACCAAATTCACCCTGGATATCAGAAAGATAGAGCCATGCTCTTCACTTCTGTCTCTCCAACCGCGTATGTCTGATCTCTTTTCTTTGTTCAGACTTTCTTCAAAAACATACGAATCATAAATGGGAAAAGCTATAAATTTCCTTTTTGTAGCTTTTCCATGAGTTATATTggaatatatatagtttatcccttcctatattatatatataagctgtTAGGGACATGGTAAAACAGCCTACGAGTTGGCCATGTCGATTAGCAATATGACGGATTTGGCTTAATTGATGTCATTAATCTTAAGCAAGCAATTAATACTCTATTAATGGAAGTATCATGAGTTGATCAGCTATATTAATTAATGCTACAAAATTGTACGTTTAAGGTGATTGGCTCTAGCTAGCTAAGAGCCAAGACGTACGGATACTGCTTTCACTAATTCGTGTCAACTCCAAATTAAAGTCCTCCGTttggaaaagagagaataatATATGCAAACGTCTTCACTTAATTTTATGCAGATCAACTTCATTTCGACTGCGCGCGGTTCGGTATATAGAATCGTACTGCCTTAATTTTTATATCCcatcaacatatatatgcatgcattaaaaaaatgattaatggCGTTGGTGCAGAACTTTATCAAATACTCAACCGACTTCAGAGGCTTTCTTTATATTATACAGCAGTATTCTAATTCCAAAGATACGAAGAGCGCAATATTGCGCATACAGCAGTCTATTTTTGCTAAGATAAAGGAATTAGCGCGCGTTAGAGCCTTTTATGCATAAACTTCCCCAATTTGGTgtgttggaaaatgaaaaattctatacacaaTACTACCATCCCATTTTTATCCTAATATGTAAGATGTGCTAAGTACTATGAAAGAAAAGAATCCAATTGAAAAACTGATTTCCAATATTGTGCTTCAAGTATTGTCAAGTAATTTGACAATGTACGtgctttttaacttatttttgaaTGAAAGAATATGGACTTATAAACTTACAAATCGATACAAAAGGGGGATAAAATATTCCAGCCTAGATAAATTAGGTCCAACTCATCAAATGGCTCCCACTAGAAGACATtaaagggagagagaaggaaggaaCAAAGAAGAGACAAGAGTAAAGAAATTGTCAGAAGGAAGGGAAGGTGGCCacagaaaggaaaatgagagttAAGAAAAGAGGGGTGTCAGACACGCAAGATAAAAGATTGTCATTCCTCACCACACCCAAGGCAAGGGATAAAAAGGGATCAGACCAAACGAGAAGGGACTTCGACTTCTTGAGCTTCTTCAACCTCGCGACAAGAGCTCTAGCGAGGATATCTCTTCCAGCAAATAGATTTTCGACTTCCATTATACAGGGAGaaatgagagaccatgagatATTGCAAAATATTCATGTTATATTGAACTTCCCCTCCTCAAATGCTCGTGAACGTAGGTATTATACTGAACCATATAAATCAGTGTCTcaacctcttttattttttctacatatattttccattcattgTCATGAATGTGTGCACAGACACCATACAGCAGCACTAGAAATGACTATTTCTCCCATTTCAACCTGTTGTGTGCTTTTTCGACATTTACAAGTACGATTATAGAT
Coding sequences:
- the LOC121251584 gene encoding indole-3-pyruvate monooxygenase YUCCA2-like; translation: MEYLKELGGKRIHDHLDQKTAKPRCKWVPGPVIVGAGPSGLAVAACLKQRGIPSLILERAACLASLWQQKTYDRLRLHLPKQFCELPFMPFPKSFPTYPTKQQFVAYLEAYADRFEIKPVFNETVVSAKFDQVRAFWRVQTKSLKNEEAEYASKWLIVATGENAENVVPQIEGMNEFCGTMIHTSAYKSGDMFSGKSVLVVGCGNSGMEVCFDLCNYNARPSLVVRDSVHVLPQEMLGRSTFGLSMWLLKWLPMPLVDQFLLLMSRMMLGDTAQFGLNRPKLGPLELKNKSGKTPVLDVGTLAKIKTGNIKVYKAIKRLTHHAVEFVDGKVQKFDAIILATGYKSNVPSWLKESDMFSEKDGLPREPFPKGWNGGCGLYAAGFTKRGLLGTSADARKIAEDIDSRA